A region from the Acyrthosiphon pisum isolate AL4f chromosome A1, pea_aphid_22Mar2018_4r6ur, whole genome shotgun sequence genome encodes:
- the LOC100575519 gene encoding mitochondrial ribonuclease P protein 1 homolog, which yields MLISRCGLRILSKLVFRTTSLVEGSKCSSSLKLFAPVTSASRYYCVKLEGPSDTLNYEPSTSKPFDDIDYDSITGGDEETLSKLKRLILEIDLLYESGEQVPSRLRVDQWKSLLQLSSRSSRMKHLKYLFLIEKKKENRVVRKLEKRAERIERYENEPKNNHIDYGLMRNSMFHRIYEKQMNSLYNYRLCEAMLYGQDILIDCSYDGHMSLKEQNNCAKQLLLMWSYNRTHKDPFNIIFCNVDKEGTVFKGLSKTIPTIDEPTFPLNYTKKSYLDLYPREKLVYLTPHCNEELKEYNHDDVYIVGAMVDKMKVEPLSLAKGKRDKIRMAKLPLDLYLDWKQGTKNLTINQMIMIMADLKIDNNWVNALKHIPRRKLLEGDAYQRGLVGSNHKISAKRIREDFRRNSVYNLLIKK from the exons ATGTTAATATCCAGATGTGGTCTTCGAATATTAAGTAAGTTGGTATTTCGTACTACAAGTTTAGTTGAAGGATCAAAATGCTCATCTTCATTAAAATTGTTCGCACCGGTAACTAGTGCAAGTCGGTATTATTGTGTTAAACTAGAAGGTCCTTCagatacattaaattatgaacCAAGTACATCAAAACCATTTGATGATATAGATTATGATTCAATTACTGGAGGTGATGAAGAAACattgtcaaaattaaaacgtttGATCTTAGAAATTGATTTACTGTATGAGAGTGGTGAACAAGTACCAAGCCGCCTCAGAGTAGATCAATGGAAAAGCTTACTACAATTAAGTAGCCGTTCATCACGAAtgaaacacttaaaatatttgtttttaattgaaaaaaaaaaagaaaaccgtGTTGTGCGCAAATTAGAAAAAAGAGCTGAACGCATAGAACGATATGAAAATGAACCAAAAAATAATCACATTGATTATGGATTAATGAGGAACAGTATGTTTCATAGAATTTATGAAAAGCAAATGAATTCTCTTTATAATTACCGTTTATGTGAAGCCATGTTGTATGGACAAGACATATTAATTGATTGTAGTTATGATGGACACATGTCTTTGAAAGAACAAAATAACTGTGCTAAACAATTACTGTTAATGTGGTCCTACAATCGTACCCACAAGGatccttttaatattatattttgtaatgttgaTAAAGAAGGTACAGTATTCAAAGGTTTATCTAAAACAATACCAACTATTGATGAGCCAACATTCcctttaaattatacaaaaaagaGTTACTTAGATCTTTATCCAAGAGAGAAGCTTGTGTATTTGACTCCTCATTGTAATGAAGAACTTAAAGAATACAATCATGATGATGTATATATCGTTG gtgCAATGGTTGATAAAATGAAAGTTGAGCCTTTATCATTAGCTAAGGGAAAACGAGATAAAATAAGAATGGCTAAATTACCACTTGATTTATATTTAGATTGGAAACAAGGAACTAAAAATTTAACCATTAATCAA atgattatgattatggcagacttaaaaattgataataattgggTTAACGCTTTAAAACATATACCAAGAAGAAAACTTTTAGAAGGTGATGCTTACCAAAGAGGACTTGTTGGAagtaatcataaaatatcagCAAAACGAATTAGAGAAGATTTTAGAAGAAATTctgtgtacaatttattaattaaaaagtag